In Bacteroides coprosuis DSM 18011, the following are encoded in one genomic region:
- a CDS encoding major facilitator superfamily MFS_1 (COGs: COG0738 Fucose permease~InterPro IPR011701~KEGG: bvu:BVU_1664 putative sugar transport-related, membrane protein~PFAM: Major facilitator superfamily MFS-1~SPTR: Putative uncharacterized protein;~IMG reference gene:2504107514~PFAM: Major Facilitator Superfamily), which produces MNKKYVALSIASVMSAFFAMGILDIIGIATNYVKVDFQLSDTFVGILSFMLFLSFLLFSVPTGALMNKIGQKKTVMLSILVMCAALSCLLISYTLPSVVVFFLILGVGITLIQVGLSPLLANIVSGKSLASALTFGQFVKALGSFLIPILGAWASFYLGSWRYLFPFLIAYSILSILILHFTPIHEQKVSKSMSMKAAFSLLGHRVILLSFLSMLCHVGLDVGMNIASPKLMVERVGGSIEVATYANSVYFLFRTVGCFLGSLVLSKVSHKVFYNVSMLIIILGAAGLFFADNVYTLYLCIGLVAIGNSNVYPIIVSRCMLYLPDNKNEVSALMVTGLFGGAIFPLIMGIASDAMNTQVGGLIVLSLGILYMMFWSVRVKEQ; this is translated from the coding sequence ATGAATAAGAAATATGTAGCTTTGAGCATAGCCTCGGTGATGTCAGCCTTCTTTGCTATGGGCATTTTGGATATCATCGGCATTGCCACTAATTATGTGAAGGTCGACTTCCAGTTGAGTGATACCTTTGTAGGCATACTCTCTTTTATGTTGTTTCTTTCCTTTTTGTTGTTTTCGGTTCCTACGGGAGCTTTAATGAATAAAATAGGTCAGAAGAAAACCGTGATGCTTAGTATTCTGGTGATGTGTGCAGCCTTGTCTTGTCTATTAATCAGTTATACACTTCCTAGTGTAGTTGTTTTTTTCTTGATACTGGGAGTAGGAATAACTTTAATACAAGTTGGCTTAAGCCCCTTGCTAGCCAATATTGTAAGTGGTAAAAGTTTGGCAAGTGCCTTAACCTTCGGGCAATTTGTGAAGGCATTAGGCTCTTTCCTTATTCCCATATTAGGTGCTTGGGCTAGTTTCTACTTAGGTAGTTGGAGATATCTTTTTCCCTTTCTCATTGCTTATTCCATTCTATCCATCCTCATTCTTCACTTTACGCCCATACACGAACAAAAGGTATCTAAGTCGATGAGTATGAAAGCAGCATTTTCCTTACTAGGACATCGGGTTATCCTGCTCTCATTCCTATCTATGCTGTGTCATGTAGGTTTAGATGTAGGTATGAATATTGCATCGCCCAAGTTGATGGTCGAACGAGTAGGAGGCTCTATTGAGGTCGCAACGTATGCCAATAGTGTCTATTTCTTATTCCGAACAGTGGGGTGCTTCTTAGGCTCTTTGGTCTTATCTAAGGTTTCTCACAAGGTATTTTACAATGTGAGTATGCTCATTATCATTCTGGGAGCTGCGGGCTTGTTTTTTGCAGATAATGTCTATACACTCTACCTCTGTATAGGGCTAGTAGCCATAGGAAACTCCAATGTTTACCCCATTATCGTATCCCGATGTATGCTCTATCTGCCCGACAATAAGAATGAAGTTTCAGCCTTAATGGTAACTGGTCTTTTTGGTGGGGCTATCTTCCCACTCATTATGGGTATAGCTAGCGATGCGATGAACACTCAGGTAGGAGGATTGATTGTTTTATCACTAGGCATTCTCTACATGATGTTTTGGAGTGTGCGCGTAAAAGAACAATAA
- a CDS encoding hypothetical protein (InterPro IPR019734~KEGG: sml:Smlt1236 hypothetical protein~SPTR: Putative uncharacterized protein;~IMG reference gene:2504107515) has product MQIPDDVFDKIEDLSEQGNEAMDNEQYSLAIDIFMRAYKLLPEPKDRWEAYIWLQASIGDAYFQEKEYEISIKYFQDIFNSGEVEDPFVMLRLGQNYYSLKEYELAKEFLLRAYQLDGITIFEEDMSFYNWLSQNVNLSSKQMN; this is encoded by the coding sequence ATGCAAATTCCTGATGACGTTTTCGATAAAATTGAAGACCTCTCCGAGCAAGGCAATGAAGCGATGGACAACGAACAATACAGCCTGGCTATAGATATATTTATGAGAGCTTATAAGCTTCTTCCCGAGCCAAAAGACAGATGGGAAGCTTACATTTGGCTACAGGCCTCTATTGGTGATGCTTATTTTCAAGAGAAGGAATATGAGATTTCCATCAAGTACTTTCAAGATATTTTCAATAGTGGAGAGGTTGAAGATCCTTTTGTAATGCTTCGCTTAGGTCAAAACTACTACTCCCTGAAGGAGTATGAGTTGGCAAAAGAGTTTTTGCTTCGTGCCTACCAACTGGATGGCATAACCATCTTTGAAGAAGATATGAGTTTTTACAACTGGCTTAGTCAAAATGTCAATTTAAGTAGTAAACAAATGAATTAG
- a CDS encoding putative periplasmic protein (KEGG: cco:CCC13826_1047 putative putative periplasmic protein~SPTR: Putative uncharacterized protein;~IMG reference gene:2504107516): protein MSLFELKFEAENIHTSLDRRENYRMVGFSNDSYVYKNYVILQRAICSSSQDHSIYLEWNGNVCTNTIHKATLSFHLFTIEFNSTRIIVDLSNVSLDLKIINYLESILGNLLEIKMM from the coding sequence ATGTCCCTTTTTGAGTTAAAATTTGAAGCTGAAAACATTCATACCTCACTAGATCGCAGGGAGAACTACCGTATGGTGGGCTTCTCCAACGATAGCTATGTGTATAAAAACTATGTGATACTCCAAAGAGCCATTTGTTCCTCTTCACAAGATCATTCTATTTATCTGGAATGGAATGGCAATGTATGCACCAACACCATTCATAAAGCCACTCTCTCTTTTCACCTTTTTACAATCGAGTTTAATAGTACTCGGATTATTGTAGATCTTAGTAACGTCTCTCTAGACCTCAAAATCATCAATTACCTAGAGTCTATATTGGGTAATCTTTTGGAGATTAAAATGATGTAG
- a CDS encoding sulfatase (COGs: COG3119 Arylsulfatase A~InterPro IPR000917~KEGG: bvu:BVU_0538 putative sulfatase~PFAM: Sulfatase~SPTR: Arylsulfatase;~IMG reference gene:2504107517~PFAM: Sulfatase), whose amino-acid sequence MKPIYSKLLYSIAGTASLAALASCSEKKADEHRPYNIVYIMTDDHTQQMMSCYDNRYMETPNLDRIAQDGVRFTNSFVANSLSGPSRACMVTGKHSHANGFTDNTTCVFDGSQQTMPKLLQKAGYQTALIGKWHLESLPTGFDFWQIVPGQGDYYNPNFITMENDTIQEQGYLTNLITELSESWLDKHKDSDKPFALFIHHKAIHRNWMADLKDLPLFEDKTFPLPANFYDDYEGRPAAASQEMSIDKDMDLIYDLKMNRSNKDSRLKEMYESFVGRMTPEQKAEWDAFYDPIIEDFYAQNLTGKDLTNWKFQRYMRDYMKTVKSLDDNVGKVLDYLEQNGLMDNTLVVYTSDQGFYMGEHGWFDKRFMYEESMRTPLIMHLPKGFDKKGDIPQLVQNIDYAPTFLDLAGAPIPEDIQGVSLLPLLKGETPQSWRTSLYYHFYEYPAEHAVKRHYGIRTERYKLIHFYNDIDVWELYDLQEDPSEMHNIYGTKGTEELATQLKQELVDLQKQYKDTAALSLNGF is encoded by the coding sequence ATGAAACCAATCTATTCAAAATTACTCTATTCTATAGCAGGAACTGCCTCTTTAGCGGCTCTAGCATCTTGCTCTGAGAAAAAAGCAGACGAGCATCGTCCGTATAATATTGTGTATATTATGACCGATGATCATACGCAACAAATGATGAGTTGCTATGATAATCGATATATGGAAACGCCAAACTTAGACCGTATTGCCCAAGATGGGGTACGTTTTACCAATAGTTTTGTAGCCAACTCACTTAGTGGACCTAGTAGGGCATGTATGGTAACAGGAAAACATAGCCATGCCAATGGGTTTACAGACAATACTACTTGTGTGTTTGATGGCTCTCAACAAACGATGCCCAAGCTTCTACAAAAGGCAGGATACCAAACAGCATTGATTGGTAAATGGCATCTTGAAAGTTTGCCTACTGGATTCGATTTCTGGCAAATAGTACCTGGACAAGGAGATTACTATAATCCTAATTTCATCACGATGGAGAATGATACCATCCAAGAACAAGGATACCTCACCAACCTGATTACTGAATTGAGCGAAAGCTGGCTCGACAAACACAAAGACAGTGACAAGCCTTTTGCTCTATTCATTCATCATAAAGCGATTCATAGAAACTGGATGGCAGATTTGAAAGATCTTCCTCTTTTTGAGGACAAAACATTCCCGCTGCCAGCCAACTTTTACGATGATTATGAAGGCAGACCTGCCGCGGCTTCACAAGAGATGAGCATTGACAAAGACATGGATTTAATCTACGACTTAAAGATGAATCGCTCGAATAAGGATAGCCGATTGAAAGAGATGTATGAAAGTTTTGTCGGTAGAATGACTCCTGAGCAAAAGGCAGAATGGGATGCGTTCTATGATCCGATTATCGAAGATTTCTATGCACAAAACCTGACTGGCAAAGATTTGACAAATTGGAAATTCCAACGTTATATGCGTGATTACATGAAGACTGTAAAATCTCTTGATGATAACGTGGGCAAAGTTCTCGATTACCTAGAGCAAAATGGATTAATGGACAATACGCTTGTGGTATATACCTCCGATCAAGGTTTCTATATGGGAGAGCATGGCTGGTTCGACAAACGATTTATGTATGAGGAATCGATGCGTACTCCTTTGATTATGCATCTTCCAAAGGGCTTTGATAAAAAGGGAGATATTCCTCAGTTGGTACAAAACATCGACTATGCTCCTACTTTCTTAGATTTGGCAGGGGCTCCTATCCCCGAAGATATTCAAGGCGTATCTCTTCTTCCTCTTTTAAAAGGAGAAACACCTCAAAGTTGGAGAACCTCACTATACTACCACTTCTACGAATATCCTGCTGAGCATGCGGTGAAACGTCACTACGGAATACGTACCGAACGTTATAAGCTTATTCACTTCTACAATGATATTGATGTATGGGAACTATACGATTTACAAGAAGATCCTTCGGAGATGCACAATATTTATGGAACGAAGGGAACAGAAGAGTTGGCTACCCAACTAAAACAAGAGCTTGTGGACTTGCAGAAACAATACAAGGATACAGCAGCTCTTTCCCTTAATGGTTTTTAG
- a CDS encoding transposase (KEGG: chu:CHU_3617 transposase~SPTR: Prolipoprotein diacylglyceryl transferase;~manually curated~IMG reference gene:2504107518~PFAM: Integrase core domain) — protein MKESKSQYVKRTQKDYTLSFKLEVVGQIERGELSLSEARLKYGIQGHNTIRVWLQKYGNFDWENQCPNNMTKSKTQTILELEQKIKLLEKQNATLEHRAEQSDRKAAIFDMMIDMAEQEYNISVRKKLLTRVVDHYSEKEEMSISSTCKLLGYDRQVYYRSKKSFRQKRLRASKVINLVQGVRQIMPRIGTRKLYFLLQEQLNRLGVGRDKLFSILAANHMLINPEKNYKTTTNSHHRFRKYKNLIELLDINRPEQVWVSDITYIGGRGNYYLSLITDAYSKKIMGYNLSTSLATAGSLKALNMANRNRIYKEKELIHHSDRGIQYCSNEYQKRLRQMKITPSMTESYDPYANAIAERVNGILKQEFLLEKYKVDLKTMKILVKQAIEIYNTQRPHYSCNMKTPQEMHLQQEIKIKKYKKQNPAVEESLQLD, from the exons ATGAAAGAATCAAAAAGTCAGTATGTTAAACGCACGCAAAAGGATTATACTTTATCCTTTAAATTAGAAGTAGTCGGTCAAATAGAACGAGGAGAGCTCTCCTTAAGTGAGGCTCGCTTAAAATATGGAATCCAAGGACACAATACTATTCGTGTTTGGTTACAAAAATATGGTAACTTTGACTGGGAAAATCAATGCCCCAATAATATGACAAAGAGTAAAACTCAAACGATATTAGAATTAGAGCAAAAAATTAAGCTCCTAGAGAAGCAGAATGCAACTTTAGAACATAGAGCAGAGCAGTCAGATCGGAAAGCTGCCATATTTGACATGATGATTGATATGGCTGAACAAGAATATAATATCTCTGTAAGAAAA AAACTCCTTACCCGGGTTGTCGACCACTATAGTGAAAAAGAAGAAATGAGCATTAGCTCAACCTGTAAACTTCTCGGGTATGATAGACAGGTTTATTATCGATCTAAAAAATCCTTTAGGCAAAAACGACTAAGAGCATCAAAAGTGATTAATTTAGTCCAAGGTGTGCGCCAGATAATGCCGCGTATAGGCACTCGTAAGCTGTATTTTCTGCTTCAAGAACAATTAAATAGACTTGGAGTAGGACGTGATAAGTTATTCTCTATACTTGCAGCTAATCATATGCTCATTAATCCTGAAAAGAATTATAAAACAACCACTAACTCACATCATCGTTTTAGAAAATACAAAAATCTTATAGAACTACTAGACATTAATCGTCCAGAACAAGTCTGGGTCTCTGATATTACATATATTGGAGGTCGGGGTAACTATTATTTAAGTTTAATAACAGACGCTTATTCAAAGAAAATTATGGGATATAACCTATCTACTAGCTTGGCCACAGCAGGAAGTTTAAAGGCTTTAAATATGGCCAATAGAAATAGAATCTATAAAGAAAAAGAGTTGATACATCACTCCGATAGGGGTATACAGTATTGTAGTAATGAATATCAAAAGAGACTAAGACAAATGAAAATAACACCCAGTATGACTGAAAGTTATGACCCCTATGCTAATGCAATTGCTGAAAGAGTCAATGGTATATTAAAACAAGAATTTCTTTTAGAGAAATATAAGGTTGATTTAAAAACAATGAAAATTTTGGTCAAACAAGCTATTGAGATATATAATACACAAAGACCACATTACTCCTGTAATATGAAAACCCCACAAGAAATGCACCTACAACAAGAGATTAAAATAAAAAAGTATAAAAAACAAAATCCAGCTGTAGAAGAATCTCTACAACTGGATTAA